The Silurus meridionalis isolate SWU-2019-XX chromosome 25, ASM1480568v1, whole genome shotgun sequence genomic interval taaaaaaaaacatgtatgcgCTGATGCTgtgcttttttgtttatctcTCAGAATCGCCTTGAGATGCTCCAGCTTGAGCCACTTAACAAACTACTGGAAGACAAATGGAAATTATTTGCCAGATGGATATTCCTCTTCAAGTTTATTGTTTATCTCATATATCTCAGCATCTTCACAGTTGTTTCTTATTACCGTGAAGAAGGAAAAGTGAGTACAGTGTGATACTATTTACCTACATTTCTTCAGTTTTGTCAAGGAAATAGTTAATgtaattaaacagaaaataaaaaataccaaaaacatactgttattattattataatttttttacacacttcattttattaaatctaataatttataaaattgtatttatttaaaaatccacTACTATGCATGCAAATGATAAACTCAAAGCAAGCCCTACTATTAACAaatcatcattttatttgtcaatcaAGCCCCCATTTCCCATCAAGACAGATTTTGCTGGTTTGATGCTGTTTGTCGGTCAAGTCATCATGGTTATTGGCTCAGTCTACTTCATCGTGAGCGTGGTGTGTATCATTtactatagtttttttttttattgctaacTAAAATGAAAGCCTAACAATGTCTTATTCTCTTGTAGCTgatagaaatgtataaaaagcgGCCAAGTCTGCAAACAATGCTGGTAGATGGCTATTCAGACATGCTTTTGTAAGtgcttgatgtttttttttttaagatttaatatataatatatacaggaCTATTAACACaaggttttatttctcttattcaaaaacaatttattttatacttatttcagcattacattttcttgtCAAATAAAGGAGATCATATTTATTGGTGGATATAATTGATGCTATGTAATGTCTGTGAAATGCGTTCTTGTTATCACTTAGATATTACATTATGAACCTTACTATGACAAGAGCTTCTTTGTCCTGAAGACTCCACAAGGATGAAAACCTACTGACTTTTACAAAGCACATACACTAGAGATTCCTTGTGTATGATTATAAATGTCTTCTGACAGAAAGGGCCACtatatctttattaaaaataacattttaactcatttttttagactttaaatatgtaaagcattgtataaaataaacacctTCTCACCAATCAAATACAAGAATTCATGCTGCATTGAAAtaagatacagtatatgaaaTGCTGTATGTTTTTTGTCACTGTAGTTTGTTACAGGCTGGGTTGTTTATCATCTGTGCTGGAATGTATTTAAATGGAAACCAGGAGTATCTTGCCTTTCTGGTGATCAGTGTGGCTATGGGCTGGATTAATCTGCTTTACTTCTCCAGAGGAACTCGGTACATGGGCATCTACAACATCATGATTCAGAGGGTGACttgattgttttttcttttctaagtTAACACTTTCACAGTTAAACTTTCATCTGTCATGTTATAATGGTAAAGGCTGGCCCACAAATTGTTGCACCAATTCACTGGGTGCACACATGGTTGTGAAATGATGTGAGGAACCCAACAAAATCTGCTCAAACACTGCTCAACACTTTTTGGAGCACAAAAGTTGTCATAGACAGTATGACCAGCAGTGAAAGGATTTCTAATGACTGGTCAGTGaaacaaaatatcaaaataaaatgataatataattattataaataataaaacaattaagaattaaagtgtagaataaaatgtaaatttgcaaaaaataaaaatagaatgagAGGAATACATTTGCagtacaataaaacaaaattgcaATAAAGTAAGAATGGAAtagaattcaaaataaaaatagaaaatgaaatatacaaataaaacataaaatacataatattcATACAAATGCAAAAGACCATTAAAACGTTAATTATGGCTGTGACATGAAATATAGAGTCTCAGTAATATAGCAACTCACTTTCTTTGTTGCTGAGGCTACCATAAATGGTGTTTCCTAAATTTCCCAATTGTGCCATTGATTAAAATAGGAATAGAAAtggttaaaatattttactccCTATTACAGTGTGCAtccatttacagtatattagaTGTCTACCCATTGAGTgaaactgtttgttttgttgttctgTTTGCTTGCTGTTTAATACTTTACTGTGAATCCTGGTCTGGTTGAAATGACACTAGAGACCACTTTTACATGACGTGCAAGCATGTAGATTTTACCCCGATTATCATTAAGCTTTAATATTGATGCTCGCTCAGAGAAGTTTAAAAAATCCCTAATGAAAAAGCTCATTGTtcattataaggaaaaaatgaCATGGCCTCCAAGTGATGCATATCTGCTAAGACAAGAAGTTTCTATCTTACATGCTTGAGGTTATGAGGTTATGCGGTTCTGACTGCTGCCATTCTGATTAATAGGTCTTCCTTGGTGACATCTTGCGTTTCCTGTTTGTTTACATAGTCTTCCTTATCGGATTTTCAGCAGGTAATGTTTTCTAGATCATTACTCTCCACTCGACAGAAATTCATTCCAGTCCCTAAAGCACTTGATTTTTTTGTGCTTCCTAAACAGCACTAGTGACTCTACTCCGTGAACCTGGAAAAGGAAGTCCTttggaaaaaaatcttgaaaatgAGACAGATAAGTGCAACAAAAACTCCTTTAAAACCATTGCCTTCACCACTCTAGAACTGTTTAAGTTTACTATAGGCATGGGTGACCTGGAGTTCACAGAGAACTATGAGTATAAGCATGTGTATTTTGTACTGCTTTTAACCTACATTGTGCTCACGTACATCCTGCTGCTAAACATGCTAATTGCTCTGATGAGCAAAACTGTGGACGTCATGGATCAAAAGAGCACCAGCATCTGGAAACTCCAGGTATGCATATATTGTCCTATTTCTCATACCAATATGTCCAACCAATATGTCCAACCTGACTAAAAGAGTCtatagtatatttttttttaacacagtttgATTAAGATTGATGAAAGGGTGTTTCATCTAAAGATTTAGTTAATTTAAATTTCCATGATTGGACCTTTTTTTGCAATTTGTGTCAACACATCCTGTCTTTAGGTAACAGTAAATGTTATGGATGATTGTGCATTCCCAGCGTGCCATTACCACCTTGGACCTCGAGACATTTATGCAGTATGTAAATTGTCTGAAAACGAGGGTTGCATGCTGTCTGAAGATGAATTCTTCAGACTTTCTGCAAATGGAGAGGCTCTCAGCAGTGAAGAGGAACCTGGGCAAAAAAGAGGACGACTGGCACTGGTATCTCAGGTTAAAAGGAAAATCTTAACCCTTGAGTGTAACGTGAAGTGAGACATGGTGTAGCACAGAGGTTTTCAAACTGTAAAATTGCAGGTGTGAAATTGATCATGGGTATGAAgacaaaaattattaaaagacCTGCCAACGTTTACACATTTTGTTTGCAGAATGCATTAATATGCCTAAAGagctaacttttttttatcttgaataAAAATAGCAGATGAGCCAATTGATACGACCAAAGTTCAACAGAATGTATTTGTGCACTGTAGCTTTACATTTTGCCTTTATAGTAACTAAGCAGCCAAACATGTTCAGGCATGCCAAATGTTAAGCACAcgtaacaaaattaaaataaatatattctgaCTTCTAATTTCAGTTACTATGCTAatctttaaatatttcttttattctgtttttttattcttcctaATTGCAATCTCTCTAATCATAATACATTCCTGTGGTCAATCGAGTCAAGTAAATTGCTTTTAGATGAGATGGTCAGCAGTAATTGATGCATTTGTCCCTGCAGAGTGGAAGAATTCAAATGGAAAAATTGGAACCGCAGTCTGGGTATCATCATGGATGAACCTGGAGAGGGTAGTTCAAAAAAGCAAGTTGAACCTAACAGAGGTatgctgattttatttacaatttgtgaTGCAATTGCATGTGCTAACATTTGAAGGGCCAGTTTGTTAGCAGATACAGCCATAACCCCAAGGTTTTCGCAAAAGTTAAGGTTCCCTTTATTATATTAACTAGGGGGACTCTCACTCTGTATACTCTGCCCTTAACAATACCTTAGAATACATAGAAACTTTCTTCTTAACAGGTATGATGCATATGAGAATAGAATATTAATCTGcatacataaattaaaatatatttcttataaatttgcattttttgatattgaaagttttaaatgcttaaatacATTCTAAAACAACTTTGCTCTCAAGTACAGGAATGATATGTTTTATCATATACCTCACCTGTTCTATGCTCCTCACCTGCTGGACCTGAAGCTCAGACATACACGAACACAATCTACTCAGTTCACATGATTTCAAAatcaaaattcaaattttatttgtcacatacacatacagagtaTCACAtatagtgaaatgtttttttgactTTCGACTTGTACACAtggaaagaaatacaatataaagataaaattaaaaaagagtaATGTaacgtaaaaataaataaaatagtctaaaaagtgtattaaaatataatctgacTATAGAGTATTAAAGGTTAaggataaaatataatataatacacacactgaaagaaaaaaagaatatatatgtatatacacatacatgaatTAAACAGATTTGATTGACTGTGAGCGATTCTAAATGCTGATTGGCTGACAAAAATCTTTATAtctgagaggaaaagagaaaatagagaataaagaaaaaatttatttccaaaagttttttttttggaggcaACAGTGACCTTATAACTACTGTAACTGCTTGTTGTGTGCATGCTCTAGTCTGCATTTCCCTACATATGAGAAATAACTTGCCTCCAAAAGCTGGTGTTACTTATCTCACTCTAAACACTGAAGGTACAAGTTAAAATGTTGGACAATGTGTACTTAAATACAGACAAAATGCATTGATCttttatgaaattatattaTGAATTATGAATATTATGAGCAAACCTGGTCATAACAATGGCATGGGCATGATaacaaaatgattaaacataTTGAACACTCTGTTTCAGGGCCATCACAAGATGCTCTTGTTAATGAGGATGAGAGTAAAGGTAAGCCCAGAGTGCTGATCAGAATATAGAAGAAggatatataatatagaatatagaatatagaaccaggagttttttattgaatatgGCAATCTTTAATGCATTTTCTTGAGCAAAAATGTACTCTTCCCTCCTtctcaatttattattatactatttatttatttgtttatttgtttgtttgttaattcattcattcagtcctCCCCCCCTTCCTTCCTGTCATTTGGAATAGTTATTTTGAAATAGGAATCCATGtgtagaacaaaagaaaaagaagtgctTGTGTGACTAAAAATTTCTATGTaacttgttttgatttcaagaaaaaaaaagataaaacataGTTTGAAAGGATTAAAATGTTACGGACTACAAAATAGAATggtctttattaataaaatactcAGTTCTAATGAAATGTGTATGAATTGGCCATTTCTAAAAAGGATGGCTGAGATGTTTTATATatgaggaaggaggaaagaaaaatcgTTTAGTTGTCACGTATGCATTACAGCATAGCAAAATTCTTACATCACATATCCAGCATGtaagaaagctggggtcagaaaacaggatcagccatgataaaCCTCCCCTGGAGTGCagaggcttaagggccttgctcaagggcccaacactgGAAGATTTACAGCACTGGGGCTTTAtacctgaccttccaatcagtaacccagagcttttatgtttttattaatttatttatccatACAGCACAATTCATAACACAATTATGATTCAGTATGAGTGCTGTATTAACATGGATTTAAATAACAGTTTTATTTGCTATACTACACATTTACATGATACACCTCTTGTGTTAACACTGTTGCTTTAAATAAGTACTTTGTCAATAATGATGCTACTAATGAGTGCTAGTTTTACGTTGTTATTGGAAATAAGATTAATAAATAGCATGGATCAAGGGATGATGGGAAATGGCTGTCTATACATAGGGTTTAGTGTAAGTAATATGTGTTGATTCTTACGATATTTCATTCTCTCCAGAACCCAGCCAGTCTGATGTCAgccaaaagaaacacaaacGGTATGAACTGCAGGCGGAGCAAGAGGCAGAACCCCTGGCTTCCAGctcaatgtaataaaatgtgaaaatatgaaaaaaaaaatagatatttgaTAATTGATCCAAGATCCCTTTTttgtcaattaattttttattgtttagtgttttttttgtcaaaaagtAAGTCATTGGAAGCCTGTTATCTGAGAGGTCTTAAAGTCATGTATGTTTGCACATCATTACTGAGCCTTTGcctgttcttttgtttcctctgtattgaacattttattttgcatctcttctttttttccagtAATATGCAATTTTTCAGGGTAGGAGGTTATCTATTCCCAGGAGTTATTAgcaattattacatttactgtattattaaatgTGCTTGTTTGGTACCATGTTAGGGATTACATTATGTAGTGAGCAACAAGCAGTTTTAACTGTGTAAAGCTGGAAATAAAGCAATGATGTATTGTACggaattttttacaaattttgtttttatcaatAAAGAtactatttctttttattgatgCTTTATTCATGTTGTCCTCTGAAGGTCCACTACTCACATACTATATGGCAAAGGCAAAGCTGTGTCTCTGGCCATGGCAAGCATGTacttatacacaatatatgtCCAGTGAGAAGGTAACACGTGACCCTATGTTTATGTTTACCATACCCCAGTAAGTCTGAGGCAATGAAATGTTATACTGTTATGATACAACCAACCTGAATGCTACAGCGACCTGAATCTTCTTATAACCTGCCTGACATATACCATAGAGCTTttattgactataaaatatgtCCTATTTACAATTCACACATTTTAACAGATTGTAATTAGCTTTATTGCTATTGAGACAGATTAGTTCATGATATTACTTATGTTATGGCagcaacacgcacacacacacacacacacacacacacacacacacacacacacacacacatgcacacactctctctctctctctctctctctctctctctctgtctttttcaatatcattacacagaaaaaacaggaaaatggaAAGCAACTCCTTGTCCTGAAAgaatttctgtgtttttgctaACTTTTCAGAGCATCCTAATTCTTCCAAAGCGCTTACAACCGAGACACCTTACACAAGTGCTGAATAAATTTCTCATCAAAAACATAGTCACCACatcaaaaaatgtataaaatattcgTATTATTAGTCTCAGATTATGTGGAGAATCTGCTGTACATGATCCTGTTTATGAGCTGATATTATAGAAAACAGTTACATATTgtaacataacacaacacaaaagtAACATAACATATCAGGATGTTATTATGAACGAATTACCACAAGTTTTACCAGTGACAGGCCATGTCTTTCTCACCTTttagtggtaaaaaaaacaaaaaaacaatattattcagaaatgcagtataacaatAGACTATTGGGTATAATCCCATAcataatcatgaaaaaaaaaaaagtaagtcaGTAAAAATAAAGTCAGTGATTTTGCTAGTGTTTAGGTCAAGTTTAACTTAATCAAAGCATGACCACTACAGGaagattattttgtttattatgtttaaGCTCcgaatccttaaaaaaaaaaaaaaaactaagataGAACGCTGACCACTGCAAACACTAAAACTTTGCATCTTGGTTACAGTCCGTGTGCTTTTCATGATGGTCAAGTAGGAATTGACTGATGGAATTGAAGAAATGTTCCAACATTTTGAGAAGAGCGGACTCTGGTGGTCTAGCAAGGAACTGTCCCAGCTAGCTATTCCATTATGTAGGATTTACTTATTAACAGGACGATCATGTGAGTTTTATTCGGTAAGTTTCAGTATATGTATACTTTATAGTTTGTGAAAACTTGACaccaaaatacaattttaaggCTTTTTACCAGAGATTTCCAAAGTTGGTCTATGGTGACCTTGATTTGGCCTTCCATGCCCTTTggaaaaaactttctttcggtttctcccattaggggtcgccacagcggatcatccgcatgtttgatttggcacgtttttttcacgctggatgcccttcctaacgcaacccttcccatttatccgggcttgggaccggcactaagagtgcaatggcttgtgcaaccctaatggctggggttggttccctgaccggggccGCATCCTaaacactagaccaccaggggaccatgCCCTTTGGAAAAACGTATAAAAAATAAGGACCAGCTTCATGTCTTTCATTAGAGGCcataaataactaaattagGCATTAACTCTGTTGTACAATAAATTGGATTGCTTCACTGAACTAGAACTGTTAAAGCAAAACTGCATTGCTTTAGCAGATTGCAGAGTcatgctgtttatttctttgtttattaatttatcgtAAACAACATTAACCACAgcaattgttattttttattttaatataatgtttgatAAATTGCAACATTTGTATAATACAATCAGTCCATGGCTCTcaatcaagtttgatttttgCTCTTCATGGGAAAAATTTGACCACCTCTGTTATATACTATAATGTAACAAATTTGAGCAGAGGCACAAAATTAATTTGACAAACtttaatgtaacattttagTTTCTGTAATCTGAAATCTGTAAATTCTGTAATCTATAATTTGTAAATTCTCTAATCATATCACACTCTTTTAATTCTGTGTATGATTAAGGGCAGGCAGAATTCTAAATCaaattattcatatataaaatatgtaataataaaaaggacCATTATATCTATTTGATATCGCTTTGCATTTCAAACACCTCTGATTTTCACCAGGTGCTTCTTTGCCTCCATGCCGTGCATTAATGCCATAACACATATCTGACACATATGTTCTAAATTGGTGTAATTTTACAGTAGTCAGATTTGTAgtcataaaattattttatgctGCAATCATAAAAGGATCTGTGAATGTTTTAGAGGATCTGTGAATGTTTTTACTCCTGactgaaaatgtttaattctcttttgtaaaatgtttgtgaACCTCATTACAAAAGCACATTATCTTAAACCAGTGTGTGCTTAGCTTTTAGTGTTTTGAATTGGAGCCCATCTTGTAGTAGGAATTTAGATTTTCATAACCAAGTCATAGAGACACCTGAATATAGAGTTTATATACCAGTTTCCATTTCAAGTTAAGTGAGTGGTACAGCATGTGGGTCACCTCATCACATAACAGGATGGAGCCGCGGTAGTTTCCTGTCATCACTACCCAAACCTGAATCACACCAGCTTTACCAGTTTACCAGCTTTGGCTGTGCCTCCGTCCCCTGGTATACAAACCACAGGTCAGAAAGCTACTTGATGTCATTAGTGGCTTCTATACATTGATTCTTTTTTGCACTACTGCAATTCATTTCCTCTGTGTGATTCTATTTACGAATAAACCCAAATGTGTCTATAATGAAACACATTAACATTAATTGTTAGTGACTTCaattttcattttgataatcaggaagtcTCCTTAAAAAAGCAATTGTgcccattctagattcagtaggaattaataagaatgttataggacccactcatagtggtggacacactcctaatttaatttaattaagtcaagtttatttctatagagctttttactacagacattgtctcaaagcagctttacagaatttaacagttaaggtgaacgatgtgtatttattactgatgagcagccatggggACCTTTTCTTCCTTGCCACAGCcaccaccagcttgctcattaggggcaaacttacacttatagaTACATTTGCACATATTCAGGACATATTCActtgttaatatatttttgctgtgtgttgtctgtttgtGAAGCCCAGAAACTCTTTTCTTAGACACCGCAGCCTATAAACATGGTCGTTCTAACCACACTCCCCAGAATCCACTACTGTTGAACCCATTCAAAattagacacaaacacacacacacacacacacacacacacacacacacacacacacacacacacacacacacacccatacacacgcacgcatgcacgcacgcacacacacgcatgcacacacacacacacacacacatacacacacgcacacgcacacacacacacacgaggatCTTTAGTTATTCTAGCATTAAACTACTACCAAgcattttctattatatatatttgggaTTTCCAAAGCACAGAATGTACACCATGGTTCACAAATAATCTTCTCCAAGATGGGGTAAAACAATGTTTTCGCCGTTGCTAAAACAGTTTCAATTAGTGCAGTTTCTTTTCCCCAAATCACATGATGTGAAGTTATGCTctgacattttgtgtgtgtgtgtgtgcctaccCACAATGTATAAGTGTGCAGAAGTGGGTAGTGATTCACGCTCTAAGACAAACCACATACAAAAAGTCAGCACATGCAAATAGTTTTtgccagctgtgtgtgtgtgcgtgtgtgtgtgtgtgcgtgcatgtgtgtgtgtgtgcaaaatatCATGCATCGATttgacacacagagagaaaagaaattctaaaataaaacctGGTATAACAGTCACACAACACAATTTTTGTGTAATAAGAATAAGACTGCTTTATTTGTAGATATATTTTATCATAACAATGCAAAATTCCCCATTTTAAACCCAGACAGCAAGTTTGTGGTGATGCGCAGAAAATTAGGAAGGCCTGAATCAATCCTAAATGAGTTTAGGGGTCTCTTTGGGATTTTCTTACATCTGGGATGGACCAGGAAGTCACACATactcactctcttcctctttctctctttctcttttgctctctgaCTCTTTCTTGCTCTGATACTTGCAAGCGATCATTTCCTCCTCTGCTTCATTTGCAGCAGAAGGTGAAGTCTGAGTTGCACGGTTAAAGatgctgtaataaaataaaagttattaaTACAGTAGGGaatcaaa includes:
- the LOC124379111 gene encoding transient receptor potential cation channel subfamily V member 1-like — encoded protein: MALKKKDKLKPMKPFTLEIDDRTDEERKKDKEIRKHVTGKSKTPMDTHLHEDRGHVRPQIRFDLSYADKVFGINRETELSERFNRERLYDDVSSGDVSRLEGLEEYLQKRKMGLTSTTYIFSGKTVLMKALLNLQNGHNDTVEYLLDIAERMNDLQDLVNAKCTDPYYKGQTALHIAIERRNKHYVKLLIQKGANVHAMACGKFFQPRKKSFYFGELPLSLAACTNQEDIVDLLMDKADVRQKDTLGNIVLHALVMLVDNKSPENNDFVISMYDFILTKDAAKNPYKEKLEDIENNQGLTSIKLAAKLGKIRLLEHILHREFQQEECRHLSRKFTEWVYGPVHGSLYDLDSIDTYKPNSVLEIVVYTPDIENRLEMLQLEPLNKLLEDKWKLFARWIFLFKFIVYLIYLSIFTVVSYYREEGKPPFPIKTDFAGLMLFVGQVIMVIGSVYFIVSVLIEMYKKRPSLQTMLVDGYSDMLFLLQAGLFIICAGMYLNGNQEYLAFLVISVAMGWINLLYFSRGTRYMGIYNIMIQRVFLGDILRFLFVYIVFLIGFSAALVTLLREPGKGSPLEKNLENETDKCNKNSFKTIAFTTLELFKFTIGMGDLEFTENYEYKHVYFVLLLTYIVLTYILLLNMLIALMSKTVDVMDQKSTSIWKLQRAITTLDLETFMQYVNCLKTRVACCLKMNSSDFLQMERLSAVKRNLGKKEDDWHWYLRVEEFKWKNWNRSLGIIMDEPGEGSSKKQVEPNRGPSQDALVNEDESKEPSQSDVSQKKHKRYELQAEQEAEPLASSSM